The stretch of DNA TTCAGAAATTCCCAACTCAGCTAACACAGCATCAAGTTCAGCCAGTTCCTTCTTTTTCAACTCCTTTTTGGACAGCTGCCTTTCTGTCTCTTTAGGTGCTGCTGCAACTTTCTTCACATCAGGATCAGCAGCTTCCACTTCAAGCTCAGGTTCATCCTCAGCACCATCCTCAGCCTCATCATCATGCTCCTCATCCTCACTTTCAATTTCCTGCAGTATGTAGAAGCAATGCATCTAAGAATAGTATCACCAAGGCATACAGACACAACTATTGCCATGTTCCAACATCATGCGAACCTCTGGCCAACAAAGTTCAAACAAGATAAATTCTGGTAGAAATCTAGCAAGTAGAGGCAGTTCCTTATGACTTGCCTAGACAAGCTGAACAGAAACTTGGACCAAATTACTATCAATCAATTTTGAATATATGTTCTCATTGTGTCTGGGGTGCTTGAACTCAAAAAGAATTACAGGGGCCATAACCTCTCCCTGACTTCAATTGCTCCAAAAACACCTATGTCAAAACTCTCAACAACTATCCATAAAAACTACCAAAAGAACAGCATGACATCGTCAATAAAGAATAAGTGAGAGATACTGATGGCATCAAATAGGTAGTCTTTCATTGCATTTTTTTGTGGGCATTATGTGCCTCTACACACTAGTCACAAAGTTGTTATATCTAGTGTGCAACGTGGATAAAAACACTAGTACATCAATGAGTGGTAAGTACAGGAAATGCTACAATGTTAATGCATAACATGCCTACACTTACCATGTGCAATAATAAATTAACAAATAATATACTGACAAAAAAGTAATATCACATCAATGCAAATAGAAATTCACAGGCCGTAAATGCACCAAAAGGCCGAAGTAAATACACTCACTTATAACCCATTTGTCGCACTGAACATCCATTCCGAAATAACAGGGGATACCGTTCACAAAATTAATCTGGCAGGAATTAGTACAGCACAGCCTACAGGATGCCCCCTGACCTCACTTCGACAACTCTCCCACCATACAGACAGTGTAAAAATTCTTGTCACGACGCACCACTTCCATAACAAGACCTAACTTGAAACTCCTTGCCCGCTGAACATACGTCACATGGCGATGGGGATACCGTTATCAATAATCCCCCAGTCACTGAACATATGTTACACAACGATGGGGATGCCGTTATCAATAATCCCAGGAGTCATTGAACATACGTCACACAACGATGGGGATACCATTATCAATAATCCCAGTATCCCACAGTCACTGAACATACGTCACACAACAATGGGGATACCGTTATCAATAATCCCACAGTCACTGAACATACGTTACAGAACGATCGAGATACTGTTTTCAATAATCCCGCAGTCTTGTCCCCTGCCTCAACTCAACCAAACAAGCACACACCAATACGAACACCATACGGAATACAGCTAAGCCGCTTCCGATTCGGATTCGCTGCTTCAAATAATAACTACAGACATAATTCAAAGCCCAATTGTCCACTGGGCACACATTGTGAATCAATGGTTGAAAGCGTTCACAATTAACCCAGCAGGCATCAGTATACTCAATAGTCTACAGATGCCTCCCTGCCCCACTCAATCCAACATCTGCATATCAACACTACCACCATAGGCAAACTAATCAGCAATCATATGGGCGTTGCACAACAGCACAGTTCTCATCTCGAGCAAAATAAACAGATCATGAACAGCACAAACAGATAAACATGGGCGTGCGTAACAGGGAGAGAGAATAGACCTCAGGCAGGGCGGCGTGGACAGCATCgacctcgtcctcctcctcctccttggccgtCTTGGCGGCGGCGTGGTCGTTCCCCCAGATGGGCGCGGGGGGCGCGGTGGTGGCGAAgtagtcgtcgtcgtcgtcgtcctcgacGTCGGCCCACGACTTGGTGTTGAGCGGGGCGGGGGCCCAGAAGAGCTCCTTCTGCTGCTGCGGCGTGGGGTCGTCGCCCTGCTTCCCTCCCTTGGAGGAGCCCCCCTTGGCCTTGtcgcccttcttcttcttcttgagggtctCGAGCGCCGCGAACACGTTGCCGGTGTTGAGCTTGGCCTCGTCCGCCGCGCCTCCCCTCCTGCCTCCGCCCACCATGCTCACTCCTACCTTGCCCGGGGACGCGAGGAAAATCCCGGCGGCTGGGGGCCCCGAAATCGGAATCTAAATCTAACCCCCCGGCGGCCCACGGTCGCGGTGGACGGCCGCCGATCTGCGCGCGACGGGCCGGGGCGGGCGTGCGTACGGAGCGGCGGCCGGATAGGGGGGCTGCCTGTCGTCGGCTTGATCGGCGGCGCCGCGGCGGCGTTGGGAttagggttggggggggggggggggggggggggggggggggggttgggttGGGTTGCGGTGGTGTGTCGAGAGAGGTAAAACGGCGTGTGCTCTGTTGCTGGTTTATAGAGAGCGAGGGGTGGGATGGGATGAGACGGACGGACGGGTAGCCGTTTCTGGTCTGCGCTGCGCTCCTGCAGGGGGGTTGTGGCCTGCCCGCCCGCCCAGCTTATCTTTCCGCAGCGAGCGAGCGAGCTGAGGTCTATCCGTCCGGCCACGCGCAAGCGCGACCCGGAGCCGTGTCGTGGGATGCCTGCCTACGTCCTCGTGTTTTTGTTACGGTCTGCAGCGTCTGCACGTGTACTCCGTCCGATGCACAGGGCACGGTGAAACCGGTTtcagctgctgctgctgttgggAAATCTGCCACCGTTCTCTTCGACTGGCACCGGACGTACTGGAAAGTGGAAAGGGGGTTCGAAACAGGACGCGGCAGGCAGAACCGGCGCTGCCTATACTAGTACATCGTTTGAACCAAAACAGAAAAGGTTTCTGAGCCAAAAGGACGACTAAGGGGGCAGATTTGGCGACACATGGAGAGCCGGAATTAGAGAGACAGAGAGCGCAAAAGAGCAGGACCGACAGAGGATTTTATTATCAGCAACAAACATTTTCAGCAAAGATTACACGACCTATATCACCGCACGCCATGAGACCGTATCATAAAACATACTGTAATAAAAATATAATACCACCGCCCGGTCGGTAGTAACAACAGATCCATCCTGGATGTTCCTCCCAATTTACATGACCACAGAGGCTACTAGACTGCCTGACgcttatcatcatcatcatcccagTGAAAATTGTGTACATGGTGTATGTAGTTCGGTAAAAATTAAAGAATATACTTGCACACAACATGCGTTACAAGGGGTGGG from Triticum urartu cultivar G1812 chromosome 3, Tu2.1, whole genome shotgun sequence encodes:
- the LOC125543013 gene encoding neurofilament medium polypeptide — translated: MVGGGRRGGAADEAKLNTGNVFAALETLKKKKKGDKAKGGSSKGGKQGDDPTPQQQKELFWAPAPLNTKSWADVEDDDDDDYFATTAPPAPIWGNDHAAAKTAKEEEEDEVDAVHAALPEEIESEDEEHDDEAEDGAEDEPELEVEAADPDVKKVAAAPKETERQLSKKELKKKELAELDAVLAELGISENTSDAAQDGNNNAEKKGASQAGDGDRKEDTPAPSESKNAKKKKNKKDKSAKEAKEAEVSEEAASAEPEEDTAVDVKERLKKMASMKKKKSGKETDTAAKIAAAEAAARTARLAAAKKKEKSHYNQQPVR